The following proteins are co-located in the Vigna angularis cultivar LongXiaoDou No.4 chromosome 2, ASM1680809v1, whole genome shotgun sequence genome:
- the LOC128195304 gene encoding receptor-like protein 15 — protein MKKISVFAFWLILVLVGVLCCEGCWKHEKEALVNINSVYFENNLPWVDTTDCCKWDRVECNSTTGRVVKLDLSDGTDYHHGLWILNYSHFLVFEDMRNLNLSGNDISSCVETQALGLNNLEVLDLSYNFGTHNILSCVLESSSLKVLYLQINKFDATSYRGLFSMLVNLEVLDLTMCELRDDDVASALSALPSLNLEFYSRTLGSLSPVGDLVHGVGLEDEAALGAEDVPGGVVWDEAALGEGDVAGGAVGDEAAVGVDDAAGGMVENETGRREKAMEGVGGRESDLEEEGKEGERGSEGGSQIWRKKEMKGYVFLVKIRAHMTRFSFARNNTCI, from the exons ATGAAGAAGATCAGTGTCTTCGCTTTTTggttgattttggttttggtgGGAGTGTTATGTTGTGAAGGGTGTTGGAAGCATGAGAAAGAAGCTCTCGTTAATATCAACAGTGTCTACTTCGAAAACAATTTACCTTGGGTAGACACCACTGACTGTTGCAAATGGGACAGGGTTGAGTGTAACTCCACCACAGGGCGAGTGGTGAAACTTGATCTTTCTGATGGGACTGATTATCATCATGGCTTATGGATTCTCAATTACTCCCATTTTCTTGTGTTTGAAGACATGAGGAATCTCAACTTGTCAGGCAATGACATATCGAGCTGCGTTGAAACCCAAG CATTAGGACTAAATAATCTGGAGGTCCTGGATTTGAGTTATAATTTTGGCACCCACAATATCTTATCATGCGTGCTTGAGTCTTCATCTCTTAAGGTTCTATACTTACAAATCAACAAATTCGATGCAACTTCATACCGAG GTTTATTCTCCATGTTGGTAAATCTCGAGGTTCTTGACTTGACCATGTGCGAATTAAGGGACGATGACGTTGCATCTGCTTTGAGTGCTCTTCCATCTCTAAATTTAGAATTTT ACTCAAGGACGTTGGGGTCGTTGTCGCCCGTCGGAGATCTCGTTCATGGAGTGGGACTCGAGGACGAGGCCGCACTCGGAGCAGAGGATGTCCCCGGTGGAGTGGTCTGGGACGAGGCCGCACTCGGAGAAGGCGATGTCGCCGGTGGAGCGGTCGGGGACGAGGCTGCAGTCGGAGTAGATGATGCCGCCGGTGGAATGGTCGAGAACGAGACTGGACGACGCGAGAAAGCGATGGAGGGAGTGGGAGGGAGGGAGTCAGATCTGGAGGAAGAAGGAAAGGAGGGAGAGCGAGGGAGCGAGGGCGGGAGTCAGATCTGGAGGAAGAAGGAAAtgaaaggttacgtttttttgGTTAAGATACGTGCACATATGACTCGGTTCTCTTTCGCCCGAAACAATACATGCATATAG